One window of the Streptomyces sp. ITFR-21 genome contains the following:
- a CDS encoding GlxA family transcriptional regulator, whose protein sequence is MLNNVAAVLLDGVHPFELGVVCEVFGLDRGDEGLPVYDFAVVSAEGPRLRTHAGFDVVAPYDLDRLDEADLIAVPAGDSFTDREFPPELLKALVRAVDRGAWVLSVCSGVFAVAAAGLLDGRRCAAHWRHLELLSRRYPQVRVEPDVLYVEDAGVITSAGTAAGIDACLHLVRREQGTAVANAIARRMVVPPHREGGQAQYVARPLPRATSDTVTGVLSWMERHLDRELTVDELAARAHMSPRTFARRFQQETGTTPYRWLLGQRVLLARELLEGTDHTVDAVAVRAGFGNAATMRHHFTRWTGTTPQAYRRTFRDPECTLSVWTGPRKSRYAPAGSGRPGDTPGSPAAPPTAVSSDSTV, encoded by the coding sequence ATGCTGAACAACGTCGCCGCCGTGCTGCTGGACGGCGTCCACCCGTTCGAGCTCGGCGTGGTCTGCGAGGTGTTCGGGCTGGACCGCGGCGACGAGGGCCTGCCGGTCTACGACTTCGCGGTGGTGTCGGCCGAGGGGCCGCGGCTGCGGACGCACGCCGGCTTCGACGTGGTCGCGCCGTACGACCTCGACCGGCTGGACGAGGCGGACCTGATCGCGGTGCCGGCCGGGGACTCCTTCACCGACCGGGAGTTCCCGCCGGAGCTGCTCAAGGCGCTCGTCCGGGCGGTGGACCGCGGCGCGTGGGTGCTCAGCGTGTGTTCCGGGGTCTTCGCGGTGGCGGCGGCCGGGCTGCTGGACGGGCGGCGCTGCGCGGCCCACTGGCGGCACCTGGAGCTGTTGTCCCGGCGGTACCCGCAGGTCCGGGTGGAGCCGGACGTGCTGTACGTGGAGGACGCCGGGGTGATCACCTCGGCCGGTACGGCCGCCGGGATCGACGCGTGCCTGCACCTGGTCCGCCGGGAGCAGGGCACCGCGGTGGCCAACGCCATCGCCCGGCGGATGGTGGTGCCGCCGCACCGGGAGGGCGGGCAGGCGCAGTACGTGGCCCGGCCGCTGCCGCGCGCCACCAGCGACACGGTGACCGGGGTGCTGTCCTGGATGGAGCGGCACCTGGACCGGGAGCTGACCGTCGACGAACTGGCGGCGCGGGCGCACATGTCGCCGCGCACCTTCGCCCGGCGGTTCCAGCAGGAGACCGGGACCACGCCGTACCGCTGGCTGCTCGGCCAGCGGGTGCTGCTGGCCCGGGAGCTGCTGGAGGGCACCGACCACACGGTGGACGCGGTGGCGGTACGCGCCGGGTTCGGCAACGCGGCCACCATGCGGCACCACTTCACCCGCTGGACCGGCACCACCCCGCAGGCGTACCGCCGTACCTTCCGCGACCCGGAGTGCACGCTCAGCGTGTGGACCGGGCCGCGGAAGTCGCGCTACGCGCCCGCCGGCTCCGGCAGGCCGGGGGACACGCCCGGCTCACCGGCGGCGCCGCCGACGGCGGTCTCCTCGGACTCCACCGTGTAG